cattagtaactcttcttccacataattcgacgacattccctttatattcaattcgactacaaacattcaagtcaacaccgacgctcacatattcaaatactaatccaagatcattcaaacaatattcaagacacttctaacaattcacaaaatattcaaatcatccaaccaatgcaccatggaacccgaaacctttccaactcaacatgaacaactttaacatatttctttcttccaaaactcataaactacattatcaATCCATACGTTcataacattacttccataaatgcaagaaactatacaaaaattccattagcttccataacaagccgcaaataactaactataacttcaatttgaatcattaacctttcattatcatcatagaatccataataacaacaactaaaatatcacatagaatttgttcattccttgccataaaagacaacccattttcggccacaacatcaacacacaacttccataatttctatccatttctacacactacaacaacacccaaacatgctcaatacaattaatccatcattcctacacaacacacactacacacggccaaaccccaacatgcaatatttcatgaatttcatccatcttcacatactacaacacacataaaccatccacaacatataaaagcaagattaaaccttacctttctttgttCACAACTTGACCTAGGTTGGCAaaagatgaaaacgagcggtttgtcgCCTCAAataacaactccacgttaacaaggaccttccaattagtaagaaagctagaacaaaaattattttcatgatCAATACCCAAGAACCCCCATTcagccagccatggccgaatgctctctctccccttcatttttttctcttgagCTTTCTAGAATTGTATAAAATAATGAATGGTCttgccttgtatatatatatatatatatatatatatatatatatatatatatatatatatatatatatatccctacAATATAAGATAAACACATGAATATTtcatggcttaaggcaattGGCCAAACCATGGTGGGAGCCCACATGGCCACTTGGCCACTTTTggctattttcatgaaatattgtgttccaaaatttcacttctagcccttaattttcatgaaatgcttaacttcccataattcacttttaaccccaaatttttcttattccaaatttacccttaacactccataccaataaaagatgaatatgcaacttatgcattctaacaaagttgaaaaaaaaatagccttgttcttaactcgtcgcaaccaacttaaaatattccaacgtacaaaatacgggatataacatttagaAAGGAATGTCATTCAAGAAACAGGTTTAATTCACGCACtgtgtattgctttagatgtgTACATCCGCAGTGCAAGTGGTGGCTGAGGGATGTGAAGCTATTAAGTTCTAACAAACCCGGAAGAAGGCGGATAAAGAGAAGGCGTGGAATCGAGAAATCATTGCCAACAAGGTAAAACAAATGTTCCTTATGCAAAATAGCTGGCCACAAAAAGATAACATGTCCAAGCTGAAATGCTCTATAGTTGTAAATTGTGTTGTcttgtaataatagttatcttttagaactttatgacattttaatgttattctttcttAGCATGGTAATTTATGTTTTTGGTGTttgtgaacttggtttatatgatatattgatcgtgttcaaatcacaaatgtgtgtattcttgttaataaattgtTGTACAGTTTTCAACAAGTAatgaatctgttgcaacaactctgtaacttgttgggttttatccaacaaggACTTGTTGCAGCAACTAGTAACTTGTTGTATTTTATCCAACAACTGACATGTCTTGTTGCAGCAACTAGTTAGTCGTTGAACATATTACAAAAAATGGAAGTTTTTAAGAAGTATCAAATTTGTTGCAGCAACTAAATTACATGTTGGggttttttccaacaagtggagtgacatattgtgttttatccaacaagagtaaggacttgttcaacagGTTACTCACTTACggcaacagatactacactaCGCTGCGCGAAACTACGGTTAGTAACCGATACTACACTGCTCGCAATAGATACtcggttgtttgaatgtacgtgatactacagttgttgcaacaaatactacttggttcacccatatttaTTGACCAACAAAGATAATCAACCATATTTGGTGATAAACAATGAAAATCAATggtatttagtgatcaatacacatacttaatcaatttgatggtgttttgatTCAGGATAggtgatcaactaagtccactACGCACTAAATGAAGTgattattagagtgaattgatatGACCAAAGGGAATCAATCATagttagtgataaacaatggaaatcaaccatatttagtgatcaatatatatacttaatcaatttgatggtgttttgagtcaggatagatgatcagCTAAGTCAACTATGCACTAAATGGAGTGAtaattagagtgaattgatgtgaacaaagggaatcaaccatatttagttaTAAACAATGTAAATTaatcatatttagtgatcaatatatatacttaatcaatttgatggtgttttgagtcaggatagatgatcaactaagtccactatgcactaaatggagtgatcattagagtgaattaatgtgaactacttgattcacatatatttagtgataaacaatggaaatcaaccatatttagcaATCAATCTATATATCTACTAACATCTTTAATGGATTAGATAGGCAGTTCTAAGTGTATTCTTTCTAAATTGAGTtatcattagagtgatttgatgtgaagtacttaattcacatcaaatttagtgataaacaaagtaATTCAATGTTATTCAGCATAAACAAAGGggtaatctgttgcaacaaaaTCAACTTGATTAAGcagattagtaatttgttgaaACAGATTAATAATTTATTGCAACTCCTTCAACAattgtatgatctgttgcaataatttaagcaacttgtttaaacagattggtaacttgttgaaacagattGGTAACTTAttgcaacttcttcaataaCTGTATGATTTGTTGCAATAATTTAAGCCACTTGTTTGAAtagattagtaatttgttgaaacatattagtaatttgttgcaacttcttcaacaactgtATGATCTGTTGTAATAATTTAAGCAACTTGTTTAAATAGATTAGTAACTTATTGAAACAacataaaggacaaaaaaaaaaaaaaaaaattcaacaaccaccttggctccaaataccacaacttaagtaataatttGTTAAACAGCCAGCTCAGGGCTCCAAGACTTTATCTATCACACTGACTACCTACCTCCAATGCATCCTCGCCACTGAGTTATCGCACAATAAAGTCTCAAGCTTCATCATGTTAGTGCCGGTAAGCAAGTtgaggggggagtttgatttttaaagcatgGTTGGGggtgtaaatgattttcaccagtaataataataacgagTTATAATATTAGAATTAACAAGAACGGGAAAAATTCAAACGGAGGGCAAAGTTTAATTTGTTCAGTTTGCCGTAATTGATAGGCCAATCTGAGTAGTCCActaaaaggtataaaaatacTTGGGCGCGATTGTAGTGATATATGGGCCTAAAAGGAAGTGAAAAATTCATAAATAGCTATAGTTTAGAGCGTAATTATGAAATGTAGTTACGGTTAGCGTATTTACGAAATGTAGCTATAGTTATTGTATCAAACGGGTATCAACTCATATGTATCATGCGGGTCAACGCAtacttttttttggtttcccaccCGGTGTCCAGTCCCAATTCAGCCGCGTAAGGACCCATTTGttggtggtgggggggggggggggctctGTCTAGTATTTTTCCATACTTCCAATGGGATAGCTTTTCTCTCAACTCCTCTCACAGAAAGGCCACAAAGTCAAAAGATGATCTATAGTGTCAAATTCTAGCTGTTAAAATGTTAGGATttttgccctgattttcttaccatattgagttttatttttctcttgaaggAAAGTCAAAATATTACCATAATTGCTTTTACTTTTCCTGGAAGGAAATATAATTCTCTTGTTATTCCTTGTCTTGGTGGAAAAGTTTTGGACAGCTATAAATGGAAGACAACAGTCCCTCAACTAAAACATAGAAAAATATCCACAATGTAGTCCTTTAGAGAGTTTTACTTAAGGGGAGATTTATTCTCTCAATAGTTTtagaatattttttatattagtatTATCATGTGTAGGTCAATTGACCaaactcatatcatataataaagtcttttttataattttctttgtCGTCTGATTTATCGTCGTCAATATTTGCAATTGTTAGATTCCGCATGACACCctgttatttcgatcccaacataAAATACTCACTATACTAAAATCTATCACTTTCAAAAGACTCGTGTGGAACTAACATGCTTTGTGTTCTCATTTACACATATGAGCCAAACATTAGAGTGGAAGCTTCATAGGTAAGTTTCAGTGTTTCACTATATAACTTTTtcccgaataggcatagtttgctaTGAAATCTTGCCTTGCGGAATTGTCCATTTTTTGCCTCTGCTGGGTTCGGACCCAAATCTCTAATTTCATAGACCAGCGAATAAGGGTGCTGCGACCACAAATTTTCTTTGGATGAAAGGCAATCCgcaatatttttttgaattttcatatatacaaCCTTCACGCAGTCAGTTTAGCAAATCCTAATTTAACCCTCTAGACCATTTATGTTATAACCATTAAGTGGATATTACAAGGGAATTTTCATAAATAGCACAATTTATGCCCCTAATAACAAATTATGGCGATATTATTGAgttttcaaaacatatcatacctACACAAATACACTAGCGGTCATCTGCATACATGCGATGCATACGTGCACTAGCCGTCGTACATACATACagtcatacatacatacactggtcgtcatacatacatacatatgtaggTACGTATGTACGTACGTACATACAGAAAATCgattataaaatgaaaaatctagCTATTCTCTTATAACAATTTAAAACTAGTGCTAAAACCAAAAATTAATGGGCTTAAGTTGTTATATCATGTATTGTTTCCATACAAGGTGAAAGGTTTATTTTTCTTAGACTTGATGAATGGTGAATTGCCCTTTAATTTTGTTATCTTGTTATAATTTCAGAGTTTATCGTAGTTCTCTTTTAGCAACATCGCTTGAATTATACCATAGTGAGGTAATTCCTGTATGAGTTTTCTATTTTCCATCTTTGATATTTCTTAATTTGAATGCTAATCTAATTGGTGTTTAGTTTTCTTTTATCGATCTTTGTAGTGTTCTTGGACAGTTAAATTCATAACCTGTTCTCTAAAATCTTCTTGGATTGGTTCGTATCATATATTCGAGTAAATAAtgtggtttttaaaaaataggtcCGAAAATAATGATCCCTGGTATTTTAGATTTATATATGTGCGATTTTAAGAATATGTAATCGATTTACTGTGAGATagaaattagaatataagtgTCCGATCTAAATgaatagagagagagaaaaattcaaaaacgaAAACTAAGAAAACGCCTCAACAGTGATTAGCACTGACAACAGGCATTTTCACTGATAATTGTATTATGTACACTAATAatacaatttatttttatagtatCAATGAATTTTAACTTGTGATGACAAATTATTggttatcatttttatcatattattattaACTACTAGTAACATTTATCGAGAGATTTgcatataattatttattaaataatttgatTAGGTGATATATCTTTTACACCgttaatatatactccctccgtttcaatttatatgaactcatttgactaggcacggcatttaagaaagaggaaagacttttgaaacttgtggttcaaaataagccttgaaaatttgtgtggctgtaaatcattcataaagtaaatttgtttccaaattaggaaagaagtcattcattttagcacggactaaaaaggaaataggttcaaacaaattgaaacagagggagtagatTTTAAAGCAAATATTTCCATGTAGCTGCCCCCACATAGCTTCGTTTAATTTATATAGAAAGCTTGTGCGCGTTTTGATAAACTTCGATTCATATTATTCGGCTTTTGTTGTCTTTGCAGACCTTAAAATAgggtaaaaatcattttggtcCCTGAACTATGCTTTAGAAATCAAGTACCTGAcccaactttgaacaatagatgAAAAAGGGATTGCAGACCAAccaaaaaatagaagaaaaaaaaaaactagaaaaatatCGTGTAGTCCAGTCAAGTCATCTTTTGGGTAGCGGAATATAGGGAACTGAACAAGGTAGCGGACCTGCTAGCTAAGGAAGGAGGAAGGCAACATCTTTTGAAGAACCCATTATCTTCCCAAGTCggaacacccccccccccccgcgcccCTTTGTTTTTAGCTCTTATCATGATGATGTTTTGGGAACTTTTTTTAAACGCGTAATTCCTTTTGGTGATGTATCTCTAATGGGTGAAAACCCAAGACAATTAACGGGCAATGCAGGCCCGTCTAgtgtgtgtgtacatatatatataggaagtaTCCGattaatccaaaaaaaaaaaaaagtcatcttttgggtggataaagtattttttttaaaaaaaactagtaTTCGTAGCCGCGCGATGCActgacaaaattaaagaatattaaTCATATTAAAATGTGGTTTATGAGATACTTATCCACTTTTCAAGAGTCAATTTGATTAAACTTTGAAGCCTCGGTGCATGGGCTCAACATTATCTTCAGAAATAAAATTTGCTTCGGCATCCTTTTTTGCCTTTTTGAGGGAGGCTTAATAAAGCTCAACTAGATGCTTTGGCGTACGAAAGGTACGTGACTAGTGCCCCTTTCCTACACATCGGTAGCATTTATTTTCTAAATCTTTCTTTTGCACAGcttcatgcttttcatccttCTTTTTACACTGCTGGTGGTGAAGGGTATtatttggtgcaagaagagaaTCAAGAATAAATTTTCTTCCTCGACCATGGCCATGACCACGACTGGGGCCACGACCTCTTCCATGCCTAGAATGGTGAAAATTTGCctcattcacttcagggaatgggATAGTACCAGTAGGTCggctttcatgatttttcattaataattcaTTATGTTGTTCAGCCACTAGAAGATGTGAGATTAGTTCAGAATATTTCTTGGACCTCATCTCTCGGTATTGCTGCTGCAGGAGCATACTCGAGGCAGGAAAAGTGGAGAAAACATTCTCCAGCATATCATTATCAGTGatattttcaccacataatttcaactgagaaataattttaaacatggCAGAATTATACGCACAAATAGATTTAAAATCTTGTAGCCTCAAATGGATCCAATCAAAATGTGCTTGTGGAAGCATAACCATCTTCAGGTGGTCATATCTATCTTTCAAATTATTCCACAGCATAAGAGGATATTTAACAGCGagatatttcattttcaagcTCTCATCAAGATGATGGCGGAGGAATATCATTGCCTTGGCACGGTCTTGATTCAATGCCtgatttttatctttgatggtGTCTACCAGACCTATCACATCAAGATGAATTTCGGCATCAAGAACCAAGACAGGTAGCTTTTGCCAGATATATCCAAGGCCAAATTCACGTTTAGAAAGATTTTccattaattaagaaaaagaaagtcaatACCTTCGAggcttttaaagtatttgctcGAGATGGCAGAGTCTCgcgctgataacgtgttataaaataaagactatAAAGTAAATACACCAAAACAAGTATA
The Lycium ferocissimum isolate CSIRO_LF1 unplaced genomic scaffold, AGI_CSIRO_Lferr_CH_V1 ctg9873, whole genome shotgun sequence genome window above contains:
- the LOC132046217 gene encoding uncharacterized protein LOC132046217 gives rise to the protein MENLSKREFGLGYIWQKLPVLVLDAEIHLDVIGLVDTIKDKNQALNQDRAKAMIFLRHHLDESLKMKYLAVKYPLMLWNNLKDRYDHLKMVMLPQAHFDWIHLRLQDFKSICAYNSAMFKIISQLKLCGENITDNDMLENVFSTFPASSMLLQQQYREMRSKKYSELISHLLVAEQHNELLMKNHESRPTGTIPFPEVNEANFHHSRHGRGRGPSRGHGHGRGRKFILDSLLAPNNTLHHQQCKKKDEKHEAVQKKDLENKCYRCVGKGH